One genomic region from Quercus robur chromosome 4, dhQueRobu3.1, whole genome shotgun sequence encodes:
- the LOC126720983 gene encoding MATH domain and coiled-coil domain-containing protein At3g58270-like — translation MKSGDSATTNFYDELSITRSKRHLPPTHYMLKIESYSILSKNAEKYESGVFEACGHKWRLSLYPKGNKKMNGSGHISLYLAIVETENLPLGWEIYVDFKLFVFDQIRDKYLTIHDADDSSIKRFHDMKTEWGFTKFLPLDTFNDDSHGYLVNDCCLFGVEVFVHNHSSKLECVSMTKQPANSTLTWKIENFSALDEESYSQEFTVADSQWKILVYPKGDSNKKEAISVYLCSCDCLLSDLKYFAEFKLRIRDQINKNHVEKTAKHWFSKSMKDRGFSQFLLLENLNDALKGFLVNDTLIVEAEIMAVSNIKLFP, via the exons ATGAAGTCCGGCGACTCTGCTACTACCAACTTCTACGACGAACTCT CAATCACAAGATCAAAAAGACATTTACCTCCAACTCATTACATGCTTAAGATAGAGTCATACTCTATACTGTCCAAGAATGCGGAAAAGTATGAGTCTGGTGTTTTTGAAGCTTGCGGGCACAAATG GAGGTTGTCTCTCTAtccaaaaggaaacaaaaaaatgaatggGAGTGGTCATATCTCCCTTTACTTAGCAATTGTAGAGACAGAAAATCTTCCTCTTGGTTGGGAGATTTATGTCGACTTCAAATTGTTCGTGTTTGATCAGATTCGGGACAAGTACTTGACCATTCATG ATGCTGATGATAGTTCAATTAAAAGATTTCATGACATGAAGACCGAATGGGGCTTTACCAAATTTCTTCCCTTGGATACTTTCAATGATGATTCTCATGGATACCTTGTCAATGATTGTTGCCTATTTGGTGTAGAGGTTTTTGTTCATAATCATAGTAGCAAACTGGAGTGTGTTTCCATGACAAAACAACCTGCTAATAGTACTTTGACTTGGAAGATTGAAAACTTCTCAGCACTAGATGAAGAATCTTATTCTCAAGAATTCACTGTTGCAGATTCACAATG GAAGATACTGGTTTATCCTAAAGGAGattctaataaaaaagaagcGATTTCTGTCTACCTCTGCTCATGTGATTGTCTTCTATCGGATCTCAAATATTTTGCAGAATTCAAATTACGGATAAGGgaccaaatcaacaaaaatcatgTAGAAAAAACAG CTAAACATTGGTTTTCTAAATCAATGAAAGACCGGGGCTTTTCACAATTTTTGCTTCTAGAGAATCTCAATGATGCATTGAAGGGTTTTCTTGTGAATGACACTTTAATTGTGGAAGCAGAAATTATGGCTGTGTCTAACATTAAGCTGTTCCCATAG